In a single window of the Luteibacter rhizovicinus DSM 16549 genome:
- a CDS encoding tetratricopeptide repeat protein: MTDPLVERLRAQIGGVRDGALLRFSIGNAQLGDGLYAEAATAFREALGFDPAYSAAWKLLGKALLAMDDEPGAAEAWRQGIATATGRGDMQAAKEMTVFLNRLSRRG; the protein is encoded by the coding sequence ATGACCGATCCCCTCGTCGAACGACTGCGCGCACAGATCGGCGGCGTTCGCGACGGGGCCTTGCTGCGTTTTTCCATCGGCAACGCACAGCTGGGCGACGGTCTTTATGCCGAAGCGGCCACGGCGTTCCGCGAGGCGCTCGGCTTCGACCCCGCCTACTCGGCGGCCTGGAAACTCCTGGGCAAGGCGCTGCTGGCGATGGATGACGAGCCCGGCGCCGCCGAGGCCTGGCGTCAGGGCATCGCCACGGCCACCGGTCGCGGCGACATGCAGGCGGCGAAGGAGATGACCGTCTTCCTCAACCGCCTTTCTCGGCGCGGTTGA
- a CDS encoding lipid A biosynthesis acyltransferase, producing the protein MRPDIYLLYLLLRLVSLFSLRTVHAVGAWLGRRALRARSHSTHVTAVNLRLTRPGLSEAERAALLQRTMEEAGKSVTEVAAIWGAGADRSLGLVREVVGGELFDAALASGKGVIVAAPHLGCWELLNYWLCSKTPMAILYRPPRIQAIEGLLRKVRGKLAPEQVRAEGAGVRTLFKRLGAGGTVGILPDQRPREGDGVFAPFFGEDALTGVLLPRLAARTGATVLFSFAERLPDGGGFRIHVLPAPEGIDDADLDVACAALNRGVEQCVERVFEQYQWHYKRFNASGRNPYWINRAEKGG; encoded by the coding sequence ATGCGTCCCGATATCTACCTCCTTTACCTCCTGCTCCGCCTGGTCAGTCTCTTTTCGCTGCGGACGGTCCATGCGGTGGGTGCCTGGCTCGGCCGGCGCGCGCTGCGTGCCCGCTCGCACAGCACGCACGTCACGGCCGTCAACCTGCGCCTCACCCGGCCTGGGCTGTCGGAGGCCGAGCGGGCGGCGCTGCTGCAGCGGACGATGGAAGAAGCCGGCAAGTCGGTGACCGAGGTTGCGGCGATCTGGGGCGCCGGCGCCGACCGCTCGCTCGGCCTGGTTCGCGAGGTCGTCGGTGGCGAGCTGTTCGACGCCGCGCTGGCTTCGGGCAAGGGCGTGATCGTCGCCGCGCCCCACCTCGGCTGCTGGGAGTTGCTCAATTACTGGCTCTGCAGCAAGACGCCGATGGCCATCCTGTATCGGCCGCCGCGTATCCAGGCGATCGAAGGCCTGCTGCGCAAGGTGCGCGGCAAGCTGGCGCCGGAGCAGGTCCGCGCCGAGGGCGCGGGCGTGCGCACGCTGTTCAAGCGCCTGGGCGCCGGCGGCACGGTCGGGATCCTGCCTGACCAGCGGCCCCGCGAAGGCGACGGTGTGTTTGCCCCTTTTTTTGGTGAGGACGCCTTGACCGGCGTGCTCCTGCCGCGCCTGGCGGCACGCACGGGGGCGACGGTGCTCTTCAGCTTTGCCGAGCGGTTGCCCGACGGCGGCGGTTTCCGCATTCATGTCCTGCCGGCACCCGAGGGTATCGACGACGCTGACCTCGATGTGGCCTGTGCCGCGCTCAATCGCGGCGTGGAGCAGTGCGTGGAGCGCGTGTTCGAGCAGTACCAGTGGCACTACAAGCGGTTCAACGCATCCGGTCGCAACCCGTACTGGATCAACCGCGCCGAGAAAGGCGGTTGA
- a CDS encoding ArnT family glycosyltransferase yields MSNSAYIRSEHLRALWPWLPLWSVMALLAMFSHGPMPMFSTRTLAVAWEMWAHGHWLVPHINGDPYSEKVPLLFWMIHAGWAVFGVNDVWPRFLEVAFGGVQLVLASVLASRLFPTRPWVAKATPWLLMAFAYAFLFGLQIMYEVLLVVWVLAALLCLTPTATRAEPRWWLFGLMVGLGLLTKGPVMVVHVLFPFLLGPLWNTWARENRARWYGFGLLGLLIGFAILLAWAIPAGQAGGEAYRQRLFFTQTAGRVVSERTQGLQNHARPAWYYLVFLPVIVFPLSGWLRGIVALPMTLFRRPWRAGTGAALIIAGAALLLLLISAAGAHFNAHVDQALLVLVLVPLFVALMRQPLESGLQFLVVWLLPALLTFSLIGGKQLYYVLPELAGVTMLVAAAVADLRERHKGLASSYALGTWPLSLGAFLLAIVLFAMPSIVPTHFPDNLWLTGMAPFSRFFGVIFVVLGALLLLRGRGEMRRLAFAGLIGTVSLNALFTLGLWYRYDLAPASAFLAQADAAGRPIGNLGTEYNGQYHFAGRLMHPIARLNELTGAAPQADDDDDDTTVHDGDSLDDFARHHPDGLVVSYAKHPPANAFRFARLIQPSRTGWLMIWDAPTLNALHMDRVPPEPKQPTLLYPQDYWRTRTAVR; encoded by the coding sequence TTGTCCAATAGCGCCTATATCCGCTCGGAACACCTTCGTGCCCTCTGGCCGTGGCTGCCGCTGTGGTCAGTGATGGCCCTGCTCGCGATGTTCTCCCACGGCCCGATGCCGATGTTTTCCACGCGGACGCTCGCCGTGGCCTGGGAAATGTGGGCGCACGGCCATTGGCTGGTGCCGCACATCAATGGCGATCCGTACAGCGAGAAAGTGCCGCTGTTGTTCTGGATGATCCACGCCGGCTGGGCCGTGTTCGGCGTCAACGACGTCTGGCCACGCTTCCTCGAAGTGGCCTTCGGCGGCGTGCAGCTGGTCCTGGCCTCGGTCCTCGCCAGCCGGCTTTTCCCGACGCGTCCCTGGGTGGCCAAGGCCACGCCGTGGCTGCTGATGGCATTCGCCTACGCGTTCCTGTTCGGCCTGCAGATCATGTACGAGGTGCTCCTCGTCGTCTGGGTGTTGGCCGCTCTGCTTTGTCTCACCCCCACCGCCACTCGCGCCGAGCCGCGCTGGTGGCTGTTCGGCCTGATGGTCGGCCTCGGCCTGCTGACCAAGGGCCCGGTCATGGTGGTGCACGTCCTGTTCCCGTTCCTGCTCGGCCCGCTGTGGAACACCTGGGCGCGCGAGAACCGGGCGCGCTGGTACGGCTTCGGCCTGCTCGGCCTGCTGATCGGCTTCGCCATCCTGCTGGCCTGGGCGATTCCTGCCGGCCAGGCCGGTGGCGAGGCCTATCGTCAGCGCCTGTTCTTCACGCAGACCGCCGGTCGCGTGGTGTCCGAACGTACCCAGGGCCTGCAGAACCACGCGCGCCCTGCCTGGTATTACCTGGTCTTCCTGCCGGTGATCGTGTTTCCGCTCAGCGGCTGGCTACGCGGTATCGTCGCCTTGCCGATGACCCTGTTCCGCCGGCCCTGGCGTGCAGGCACCGGTGCGGCCCTCATCATCGCCGGCGCCGCCCTGCTCCTGTTGCTGATCTCGGCGGCCGGCGCGCACTTCAACGCGCATGTGGATCAGGCGCTGCTGGTGCTGGTGCTGGTGCCGCTGTTCGTGGCGCTGATGCGCCAGCCGCTCGAGTCCGGGCTGCAGTTCCTCGTCGTCTGGCTGCTGCCGGCCTTGCTGACGTTCTCGCTGATCGGCGGCAAGCAGCTCTACTACGTGTTGCCGGAGCTGGCTGGCGTGACCATGCTGGTGGCGGCCGCCGTGGCCGACCTGCGCGAACGCCATAAGGGGCTGGCCTCGAGCTACGCCCTCGGGACCTGGCCGCTCTCGCTCGGCGCCTTCCTGCTTGCCATCGTGTTGTTCGCCATGCCGTCGATCGTGCCGACGCACTTTCCCGACAACCTCTGGCTGACAGGGATGGCGCCGTTCTCGCGCTTCTTCGGTGTCATCTTCGTTGTCCTTGGTGCCCTGCTCCTGCTCCGCGGCCGCGGTGAAATGCGCCGGCTGGCCTTTGCCGGACTGATCGGCACGGTGTCGCTCAATGCCTTGTTCACCCTCGGCCTCTGGTATCGCTACGACCTCGCACCGGCGTCGGCCTTCCTGGCCCAGGCCGACGCGGCCGGACGGCCCATCGGCAACCTGGGCACCGAGTACAACGGCCAGTACCACTTCGCCGGGCGCCTGATGCACCCCATCGCGCGTCTCAACGAATTGACGGGCGCCGCCCCGCAGGCCGACGATGACGATGACGACACCACCGTCCACGACGGCGACAGCCTCGACGACTTCGCCCGGCACCATCCGGACGGCCTCGTGGTGTCGTACGCCAAGCATCCACCGGCCAATGCCTTCCGCTTTGCGCGACTGATCCAGCCGTCGCGCACCGGATGGCTGATGATCTGGGACGCCCCCACGCTCAACGCGCTGCACATGGACCGCGTGCCGCCCGAGCCGAAGCAGCCCACCCTGCTGTACCCGCAGGACTACTGGCGCACGCGGACCGCGGTGCGATGA
- the fmt gene encoding methionyl-tRNA formyltransferase: MRVVFAGTPDFSVACLEACRASGAEVVAVYTQPDRPAGRGRKLAASPVKAAAIAAGIPVEQPASFKAEADRDRLAAYAPDLMVVVAYGLILPRKVLAIPRLGCWNVHASLLPRWRGAAPIQRAILAGDDASGVDLMQMEAGLDTGPVLIERRTAIAADETGGSLHDRLSVLGADALAEGLRRTMAGETLAARAQPEAGVEYAHKLDKAEARLDFALAALALERKVRAFNPWPVAEADVAGERLRIWSARAIEVTHSAEPGQVIAATRDGIDIACAVGALRLTTVQRPGGRPIGAADYLNARPELKQAVS; encoded by the coding sequence TTGCGGGTGGTGTTCGCTGGAACGCCCGACTTCTCCGTTGCCTGCCTCGAGGCCTGCCGCGCCAGCGGCGCCGAGGTCGTGGCCGTCTACACCCAGCCCGATCGCCCCGCCGGACGAGGGCGCAAGCTGGCCGCGAGCCCGGTCAAGGCCGCGGCGATCGCAGCCGGCATCCCCGTGGAGCAGCCGGCATCGTTCAAGGCGGAAGCCGACCGCGATCGCCTTGCCGCCTATGCGCCCGACCTGATGGTCGTGGTGGCGTATGGCCTGATCCTTCCGCGCAAGGTCCTCGCCATTCCGCGGCTGGGCTGCTGGAACGTGCACGCCTCCCTGCTGCCGCGCTGGCGCGGGGCCGCGCCGATCCAGCGGGCCATCCTCGCCGGCGACGACGCCTCCGGCGTCGACCTCATGCAGATGGAGGCGGGCCTGGATACCGGTCCTGTCCTTATCGAGCGACGCACCGCCATCGCGGCGGACGAAACCGGCGGCAGCCTGCACGACCGCCTGTCCGTGCTGGGCGCGGACGCACTCGCGGAAGGACTCCGTCGCACGATGGCCGGCGAGACGCTGGCCGCGCGCGCGCAGCCCGAAGCGGGCGTCGAATACGCCCACAAGCTCGACAAGGCCGAAGCGCGACTCGATTTCGCGCTTGCCGCCCTCGCCCTCGAGCGCAAGGTCCGGGCGTTCAATCCCTGGCCGGTGGCCGAGGCCGATGTCGCCGGCGAGCGCCTGCGCATCTGGTCCGCACGAGCGATCGAGGTGACGCATAGCGCCGAGCCCGGCCAGGTCATCGCCGCCACGCGTGACGGCATCGATATCGCCTGCGCTGTCGGGGCGTTACGCCTCACTACGGTGCAGCGCCCGGGCGGCCGTCCGATCGGTGCCGCCGACTACCTCAACGCCCGGCCGGAACTGAAGCAGGCCGTCTCGTGA
- a CDS encoding glycosyltransferase family 2 protein yields MRITVAIITYNWPAALERVLESLARQTRLPDEVIVTDDGSTGETRRVIERVAATFPVRLVHLWQPDDGARMSRARNRAIAAATGDYVIILDGDMVAEPHFVADHEAFATRGCYVQGSRVLSDEALTRRMLADGSVRASFFTPGIERRRHTLRIPSLARWYAKPSQKTRGIKSCNMGFWREDLLALNGFNEGMTGWGREDTEMVTRAFHAGLLRRDLRFSALATHLYHRTRKNVVDNPNDRILDETRRLGLVRCEFGVDQHLAEFFTPPLDERPASA; encoded by the coding sequence ATGCGCATCACCGTCGCCATCATCACGTACAACTGGCCCGCCGCCCTCGAGCGCGTGCTCGAGTCGCTGGCCCGGCAGACCCGTCTGCCCGACGAGGTCATCGTCACCGACGACGGCTCGACCGGGGAGACGCGCCGTGTCATCGAACGGGTGGCCGCGACCTTCCCCGTGCGCCTGGTTCACCTCTGGCAGCCCGACGACGGGGCACGGATGAGTCGCGCGCGCAATCGTGCGATCGCTGCCGCCACGGGCGACTACGTCATCATCCTGGATGGCGACATGGTGGCCGAACCCCATTTCGTCGCCGACCACGAGGCGTTCGCGACCCGCGGTTGCTACGTGCAGGGCTCACGCGTGCTCAGCGACGAAGCGCTGACCCGCCGCATGCTCGCCGACGGCTCGGTCCGCGCCAGTTTTTTCACGCCGGGGATCGAACGTCGCCGTCACACCCTGCGCATACCCTCGCTGGCGCGCTGGTATGCGAAGCCCAGCCAGAAGACGCGCGGCATCAAGAGTTGCAACATGGGTTTCTGGCGCGAGGACCTGCTCGCGCTGAACGGCTTCAACGAGGGCATGACGGGTTGGGGTCGCGAGGATACCGAAATGGTCACGCGTGCTTTCCATGCCGGGCTGCTCCGCCGCGACCTGCGCTTCAGTGCGCTCGCCACCCACCTCTATCACCGTACCCGGAAGAATGTCGTCGACAATCCGAACGACCGCATCCTCGACGAAACGCGTCGGTTGGGCCTGGTTCGTTGCGAGTTTGGTGTGGATCAGCATCTGGCGGAGTTCTTCACGCCGCCGTTGGACGAGCGCCCGGCCTCAGCCTAG
- a CDS encoding CDP-glycerol glycerophosphotransferase family protein, with translation MKKHYLLYGSERYALAILRPLQDAIRARGDEAAWFFDGPGGEDLVAGETWLRTTEEVRHFNPIAVVTSSNAVPHFFPGVKVETFHGFNAGKPRHIYIRGFFDLYCTTGPKDTKAFGEIAAQMGHFAVKETGWPKLDPFMGEMGARPVPPVRQPPVILYHSTFSPSWSAAEILYDKVRELSRDGRYRFIVTFHPKMNPETTAKYRALANEHLRFADDDNILDLFGQVDMMCSDTSSALSEFLLTGKPVVTFKNRAAGPQLIDIDDPAQFEPAIERALARSPELMKAIDDFGSSIHPYRDGKSSERVLDAIDQFIAEGGRNRRRKPLNLWRKLKIRRRIGYWGPA, from the coding sequence ATGAAGAAGCACTACCTCCTCTACGGTTCGGAGCGCTATGCGCTGGCCATCCTGCGCCCGCTGCAGGACGCGATCCGCGCACGCGGCGACGAGGCGGCGTGGTTCTTCGACGGTCCCGGTGGCGAAGACCTCGTGGCCGGCGAGACATGGCTGCGCACGACCGAGGAAGTGCGTCATTTCAACCCCATTGCGGTGGTGACCTCGAGCAACGCCGTGCCGCATTTCTTTCCTGGCGTGAAGGTCGAAACCTTCCACGGTTTCAATGCAGGCAAGCCTCGGCACATCTATATCCGCGGCTTTTTCGATCTCTATTGCACCACCGGCCCGAAGGACACCAAGGCGTTCGGCGAGATCGCCGCGCAGATGGGCCACTTCGCGGTGAAGGAAACCGGCTGGCCCAAGCTCGATCCCTTCATGGGCGAGATGGGTGCGCGGCCGGTGCCGCCGGTGCGCCAGCCGCCGGTGATCCTCTACCACTCCACGTTTTCGCCCTCGTGGAGCGCCGCGGAGATTCTTTACGACAAGGTTCGCGAGCTGTCGCGCGACGGCCGCTACCGCTTCATCGTCACCTTCCACCCGAAGATGAACCCGGAAACCACGGCCAAGTACCGCGCCCTGGCCAACGAGCACCTGCGCTTCGCAGACGACGACAACATCCTCGACCTCTTCGGCCAGGTCGACATGATGTGCTCGGATACCTCGTCGGCGCTGAGCGAATTCCTGCTCACGGGCAAGCCGGTCGTGACCTTCAAGAACCGGGCGGCCGGCCCGCAGCTGATCGATATCGACGACCCGGCGCAGTTCGAGCCGGCCATCGAGCGCGCCCTGGCCCGTTCACCGGAACTGATGAAGGCGATCGACGACTTCGGCAGCAGCATTCACCCCTACCGCGACGGCAAGTCCAGCGAACGGGTGCTCGATGCGATCGATCAATTCATTGCCGAAGGTGGGCGTAACCGGCGGCGCAAGCCCCTCAATCTGTGGCGCAAACTGAAGATTCGACGACGCATCGGCTATTGGGGCCCGGCCTGA
- the rsmB gene encoding 16S rRNA (cytosine(967)-C(5))-methyltransferase RsmB, protein MNKPISVRALAAEALADIALSGHSLREVADRAFPRLPDSRDRALLTALLNEGARWWPRYDAAIDRLLDKSIRRNDPKIHALLVIGLIQLEVLELPAYAAVAATVEAVRELRRPRLAGLVNAVLRRWQRERETLNVALDATPATRHAHPAWLAAVIARDWPGQAEAIMAASNVEPPLMLRVNRNRATREDVVERLTGADQAVELHPWLADGLVLPHSTDVTRLPGFAQGDFAVQDGAAQVPADLLGLANGQRVLDACAAPGGKACHALERANVHLVAVESEAKRIPRIRQNLERLGLRATVVTGDAGDASGWWDGKAFDRVMIDAPCSATGVIRRRPDVRLHRREADIPALIAQQARILAACWELLAPGGSLLYVTCSILRAENEGVVGAFVAERADVDLVPLSLPVGQAAGIGWQILPGEGDLDGMYYALLRKR, encoded by the coding sequence GTGAACAAACCCATCTCGGTGCGCGCCCTGGCTGCCGAAGCGCTGGCCGATATCGCCCTGTCGGGCCACTCGTTGCGTGAGGTGGCCGACCGCGCCTTCCCCCGCCTTCCCGATTCCCGCGACCGCGCCCTGCTCACCGCCTTGCTCAACGAAGGCGCGCGCTGGTGGCCGCGATACGACGCAGCGATCGACCGTCTTCTGGACAAGTCGATCCGGCGCAACGACCCGAAGATCCATGCGCTCCTCGTCATCGGCCTGATCCAGCTGGAAGTGCTCGAGTTGCCGGCGTATGCGGCCGTCGCGGCCACCGTCGAGGCCGTGCGCGAATTGCGCCGCCCGCGGCTCGCTGGCCTGGTCAATGCGGTATTGCGGCGTTGGCAGCGCGAGCGCGAGACGCTCAATGTCGCTCTGGATGCCACACCGGCGACGCGACATGCGCATCCGGCCTGGCTTGCCGCCGTGATCGCCCGCGACTGGCCCGGACAGGCGGAGGCGATCATGGCTGCGTCCAACGTGGAACCGCCGCTCATGCTTCGCGTCAATCGCAACCGTGCGACCCGCGAAGACGTCGTCGAGCGCCTGACAGGCGCTGACCAGGCCGTCGAGCTTCATCCCTGGCTCGCCGATGGCCTGGTGCTGCCACACAGCACCGATGTCACCCGGCTGCCCGGCTTTGCCCAGGGCGACTTCGCGGTTCAGGACGGCGCTGCCCAGGTACCTGCGGATCTCCTCGGCCTCGCCAACGGCCAGCGTGTGCTCGATGCCTGCGCCGCGCCCGGCGGCAAGGCCTGCCATGCGCTGGAGCGGGCCAATGTGCACCTGGTCGCCGTGGAGTCCGAAGCCAAACGGATCCCGCGCATTCGCCAGAATCTCGAACGCCTCGGCCTGCGGGCGACGGTCGTCACCGGCGACGCCGGCGACGCGTCCGGCTGGTGGGATGGCAAGGCGTTCGACCGGGTCATGATCGATGCCCCCTGCTCGGCGACGGGCGTGATCCGGCGTCGACCGGACGTTCGCCTGCACCGACGCGAGGCCGACATCCCTGCGCTGATCGCGCAGCAGGCACGCATTCTGGCCGCGTGCTGGGAACTGCTCGCCCCGGGCGGCAGCCTGCTGTATGTCACCTGCTCGATCCTCCGGGCAGAAAACGAAGGTGTCGTCGGTGCCTTCGTCGCCGAACGTGCCGATGTGGACCTCGTACCCCTTTCATTGCCCGTGGGTCAGGCAGCCGGCATCGGCTGGCAGATCCTTCCTGGCGAGGGCGACCTCGACGGCATGTACTACGCGTTGCTGCGCAAGCGGTGA
- a CDS encoding O-antigen ligase family protein has translation MTAATPAADPTRSWRALLLSALVAIIPIAVSVPWKAKALPILALVITGAVMLFTRAETRLRYRIAWAIVTICVLRFAYAVFNIAFHRLGWNELDLPAQTLVFLVTAAAFTGRLHWRAIWTFFAVTTLILGGSCIVQRHVLGVDRAYGINGGDWSAIEFTMVTLCMTLFSIIRLIQPRITLGERWLHGIAVAIGAYGAILTHSRGPMLAFLPALLIVIAVHIRRTRQWRGALVFVGVLVVGVVTATTALDHEVVRRFSEVSGEMSTFSKDNSAGPVRERMAMWQSAWAAFREHPLVGVGVDQFGTYTRARVATGEASESIAKYDHPHNEYLEAAATGGVPALLIVLLLFALPAIHFVRRLDDRDEWTSTLATAGLAVITMYVLSAMTDNVFYRAMPHSFFLFLVLGFVMATALPPADRRDALADA, from the coding sequence ATGACCGCAGCCACTCCGGCCGCTGATCCCACACGTTCCTGGCGAGCGCTTCTGCTCAGTGCGCTCGTGGCGATCATCCCGATTGCCGTGTCCGTTCCCTGGAAGGCCAAGGCGCTGCCGATCCTGGCGCTGGTGATCACCGGCGCCGTCATGCTGTTCACGCGCGCGGAAACCCGCCTGCGCTACCGGATCGCCTGGGCGATCGTGACCATCTGCGTGCTGCGTTTCGCCTACGCGGTGTTCAATATCGCCTTCCACCGCCTGGGCTGGAACGAACTCGATCTTCCCGCCCAGACGCTGGTATTCCTCGTCACGGCGGCGGCCTTCACCGGACGACTTCACTGGCGTGCCATCTGGACCTTCTTCGCGGTCACCACCCTCATTCTCGGTGGCTCCTGCATCGTCCAGCGCCACGTGTTGGGAGTGGACCGGGCCTATGGAATCAACGGGGGCGACTGGAGCGCGATCGAGTTCACGATGGTCACGCTGTGCATGACCCTGTTCTCGATCATCCGACTGATCCAGCCACGCATTACCCTGGGCGAGCGCTGGCTGCACGGCATCGCCGTCGCCATCGGCGCCTACGGCGCCATCCTGACGCACAGCCGCGGCCCCATGCTGGCCTTCCTGCCGGCCCTGCTCATCGTCATCGCGGTGCACATCCGCCGTACGCGCCAATGGCGTGGCGCCCTGGTCTTCGTGGGCGTGCTCGTCGTCGGCGTCGTGACCGCCACGACCGCCCTCGACCACGAGGTGGTGCGGCGCTTCAGCGAGGTCAGCGGCGAGATGTCCACCTTCAGCAAGGACAACTCGGCCGGTCCGGTGCGCGAGCGCATGGCTATGTGGCAATCCGCCTGGGCGGCCTTCCGTGAGCACCCCCTCGTCGGCGTCGGCGTGGACCAGTTCGGCACGTACACGCGCGCCAGGGTCGCGACTGGCGAGGCGAGCGAATCGATCGCCAAGTACGATCATCCGCATAACGAGTACCTCGAGGCGGCCGCGACCGGTGGCGTGCCGGCGCTTCTCATCGTGCTTCTGTTGTTCGCCTTGCCAGCGATCCACTTCGTCCGGCGCCTGGACGATCGCGACGAATGGACGTCCACGCTCGCCACCGCGGGGCTCGCCGTCATCACGATGTACGTTCTGTCGGCCATGACCGACAACGTGTTCTATCGCGCCATGCCGCATTCGTTCTTCCTCTTTCTAGTGCTCGGCTTCGTCATGGCCACCGCCTTGCCGCCGGCGGATCGGCGCGACGCGCTCGCGGACGCCTGA
- a CDS encoding glycosyltransferase has protein sequence MRIHLLAWDNQRGLSHDIRVVEDALRELGHEVTVSRLGSRRHDGAWKLRGMRLRMWLGAPRFDINLSLEHVRPASFGLARRNLLMPNPEWVSARGQRYLGRYDALLTKTHEATRIFSALGLRASEVGFRSRDRYDASVPRDPSGFLHAAGSSQLKGTARLIAVWKRHPEWPTLTVLRGGPTADDEGGATNLRIVREHLPDAEVRRLQNACAFHLCLSQTEGWGHYLVEAMSCAAVVLSCDGAPMNQMIDASRGLPVRASEGGPFHLARTWRFDESALEEAVARAITMPAAERETLGHNARRWYLDNEASFTTRLGAALDALG, from the coding sequence GTGCGCATCCACCTGCTCGCCTGGGACAACCAGCGCGGCCTCTCGCACGACATCCGTGTGGTGGAAGATGCGCTGCGCGAACTCGGGCACGAGGTCACGGTGTCCCGGTTAGGTTCGCGCCGGCATGACGGTGCCTGGAAGCTACGCGGCATGCGCCTGCGCATGTGGCTCGGTGCGCCGCGTTTCGACATCAACCTTTCGCTCGAACATGTGCGTCCGGCGAGCTTCGGGCTGGCGCGACGCAACCTGCTCATGCCCAACCCGGAATGGGTGTCCGCGCGCGGCCAGCGCTATCTCGGTCGCTATGACGCCCTGCTGACCAAGACCCATGAGGCGACCCGGATCTTCAGCGCCCTCGGCCTGCGCGCGAGCGAAGTCGGCTTTCGCAGCCGCGACCGTTACGACGCCAGCGTGCCGCGCGACCCCAGTGGGTTTCTCCATGCCGCCGGATCGAGCCAGCTGAAAGGCACCGCGCGGCTGATCGCGGTGTGGAAGCGTCACCCCGAGTGGCCCACGCTCACCGTGCTTCGCGGCGGCCCCACGGCGGACGACGAAGGCGGCGCGACCAACCTGCGCATCGTGCGCGAGCACCTGCCGGATGCCGAAGTGCGCCGGCTGCAGAACGCCTGCGCCTTCCACCTCTGCCTGTCGCAGACGGAAGGCTGGGGGCACTACCTGGTGGAGGCGATGAGCTGCGCCGCGGTCGTGCTGAGCTGTGACGGCGCGCCGATGAACCAGATGATCGACGCCAGCCGCGGCTTGCCCGTGCGGGCATCGGAGGGCGGGCCCTTCCATCTCGCGCGCACCTGGCGGTTCGACGAATCCGCGCTCGAGGAGGCCGTGGCGCGTGCGATCACCATGCCGGCCGCCGAGCGGGAAACGCTCGGCCACAACGCGCGGCGCTGGTACCTCGACAACGAGGCGAGCTTCACGACGCGCCTGGGCGCGGCGCTGGACGCCCTAGGCTGA
- a CDS encoding glycosyltransferase family 2 protein, with protein MASLPLTLVVITYNEAHTIARCLDSVPFATEKVVIDSGSTDDTVAIAQAHGARVVHQDWLGFGPQRNFATTQASHDWLIALDADEFLSPELAAELEAALPSIQASPDAAVFLRRRTIYMGAPMRWYRPSVGEKMARLWHRDRARWTDARVHESLRFDGAARTLRAPFDHVNNPSLVEKQLKVLRYSELKCRDWYDKGKSPRMWQTPFVFLLAFIKDYVFRLAMLDGWRGFIIAQTAASYAVYKRMRYYEMQHNPASRESAATALHRHGLDRGSETSS; from the coding sequence ATGGCGAGCCTCCCCCTGACCCTTGTAGTGATCACCTATAACGAGGCGCATACGATCGCCCGCTGCCTCGACAGCGTGCCGTTCGCGACCGAGAAAGTGGTGATCGACAGTGGCAGCACCGACGACACGGTGGCGATCGCGCAGGCGCACGGCGCGCGCGTGGTTCACCAGGACTGGCTGGGCTTCGGTCCGCAACGCAACTTCGCCACCACCCAGGCCAGCCACGACTGGCTGATCGCCCTGGACGCCGACGAATTCCTTTCGCCGGAACTCGCCGCCGAGCTGGAAGCGGCCTTGCCGTCGATCCAGGCCAGCCCGGACGCCGCCGTGTTCCTGCGCCGCCGCACCATCTACATGGGCGCACCGATGCGCTGGTACCGGCCGTCGGTCGGCGAGAAGATGGCCCGGCTGTGGCACCGCGACCGCGCGCGCTGGACCGATGCACGCGTGCATGAATCGCTGCGTTTCGATGGCGCCGCGCGGACGCTTCGCGCTCCCTTCGACCACGTGAACAACCCCAGCCTGGTCGAGAAGCAGCTGAAGGTGTTGCGCTATTCCGAATTGAAATGCCGGGACTGGTACGACAAGGGCAAGTCGCCACGCATGTGGCAGACGCCGTTCGTCTTCCTGCTCGCTTTCATCAAGGATTACGTCTTCCGCCTGGCCATGCTCGATGGCTGGCGCGGCTTCATCATCGCCCAGACCGCGGCCAGCTACGCCGTCTACAAACGCATGCGTTACTACGAAATGCAGCACAACCCTGCCTCGCGCGAGTCCGCCGCCACGGCCCTGCACCGTCACGGCCTGGACCGTGGCTCGGAAACCTCCTCATGA